TGATATTTATGATTCAGAAAATACATGGATTCAAGACTGGACTTTATTTTATTGGGCTTGGTGGATTTCTTGGTCTCCATTTGTTGGATCATTTATTGCTCGTGTTTCAAGAGGGCGTACAATTAGAGAGTTCGTTATTGGTGTTATAGCCGTACCTGCACTTTTCGGGGCATTATGGTTTAGTGTTTTTGGCGGAGCCGGCATACAGCTTGAAAGAATCGGTAGCGGTATAGGTGAGATGATTGCAACATCAGGTGAGGAAGTTGCTTTGTTCGCTCTACTAGAGCAATTCCCGTTTACTATGTTTGTATCTTTAGTTGCATTAGTATTAATAGGCTCATTTTTTGTAACGTCTGCAGACTCAGCTACAGTTGTTCTAGGCATGCAAACGACTGGTGGTATGCTTAATCCTCCAAATGTTGTTAAATTGGTATGGGGTCTCGTTATTTCTGGAACTGCTGCAGTTCTACTAACGTCTGAACAAGGACTGAATGCCCTTCAAACTACCGCAATCATAGGAGCCTTTCCATTTACGTTCATTATGATTATGATGGTTGTCGCATTAATGAAGTCACTTGGAGACGAGAAACCACTTCTAGCTCAAGATAAAGAACGTCTTCGTCAAGAACGCGCTAGATTAAAAAGTGAGCAAAATAAACTAAAAGAAGAAAAAGAGAAATTTCGTAAGGCGAAGATCGATAGCCTTAAAAATAAAAAATAAATAAAGAAAGCCGAGATTTTAACACTATTCTCGGCTTTCTTTTTACTATCTATTTCTATTTCATTACATTTATGTTACTTTCCATCTTGTTAGATCGAAACATGATAAACTGAAAATATTGATTGTTAAGTTAAGACATACTGAAGGGAAGTGAGAGAGATTGAATAAGTGGCTAATTATACTGAGTTCTTGTGCACTGTTAATACTGACAAGCTGTATTGCTGCGTCAACCTCACCCTCCAGCCCTATTAGTCAAACACAAGAAGACGCCCCTGTTGCAGTCCTTTTTTCAGATGCTGACAATCCGGAACGTGAACAAGAAACTAATTACTACGATGCTCTTATTGAACTGAGTAGCGATTATCCAGATGAAATGCCCGAGCTAGTTATTGTTGATTCATCTGATCAAGAAAAGATTCAGTATTACGATATTGTACAATTTCCAACCATCCTCTGTCTTGATGGTGAAGATATTTCACTTAGAATTGAGGGTATGAATAAAAAAGAAGAAATCTTAATGCTTTTATCTAATCTTCTAGAACTTAACATAAAAATGGGATAAGCACTCAAAAAATCTTCTATAGCAGAAGGTTTTTTTATTTTGTATCTAAATAGAGGTTGGAACAGATGTATCCTGATAACCTAAAAAGATAAGCGATCCTAATTTGATTATGATCGTTCATCTTTTGGCTTGGTTTCAAATGAAACCTGAGATAAGTAAAAACCAAGCTTAGGGCGTAAATGGGGGCTCACGTGAGGCTTCATATACTCACCCGTCGCCCTGCGCGTACGGTGAGTATATCCGCTGCTGCTGTAGCTTTATCCATTTTAAAATGGATAAAAAACCTCCCAAATGAATGGGAGGTTTTTAATGATTACATGATATGGATAGGAGATCCTAGTGCAACTTCAGCTGCTTCCATAGTGATTTCACCAAGTGTTGGATGTGCATGAATAGTAAGTGCGATGTCTTCTGCAGTCATACCAGTTTCAATTGCAAGTCCTAACTCAGCAATCACGTCAGATGCGTTTACACCAGCAACCTGTGCTCCAATTAGTAATCCATCTTCTTTACGAGTGATAAGCTTCATGAAGCCTTCAGTATCATTAAGAGATAGAGCACGTCCGTTGGCAGCGTAAGGGAACTTAGATGCTTTTACATCGTAGCCAGCTTCTTTTGCTTCTGCTTCTGTGTAACCAACTGTTGCAAGCTCTGGATCAGAGAAACAAACAGCAGGAATACCTAGATAGTCGATCTCAGACTTTTCGCCAGAGATTACTTCTGCAGCCACTTTACCTTCATAAGAAGCTTTGTGAGCAAGTGCAGGACCTTCTACGATATCACCAATAGCAAAGATGTTCTTAACACTTGTACGAGTTTGCTTATCGATTTTGATTAGACCACGGTCTGTCATTTCGATACCAATTGCTTCAAGTCCAAGCTCTTCTGTGTTGGCTTTTCGGCCAACTGTAACCAATAGGTAATCAGCATCAATTACTTGCTCTTCCCCTTTGATTTCAGCTTTTACTTTTACGCCATCAGCAGACTCTTCAACTCCAAGTGCTTTCGCATCTGTGTGAATCGTTACGTTGTTCTTCTTCAAGCGTTTTTCAACTAACTTGGCCATTTGCTTCTCGAATCCAGGAAGAATTTGCTTCGCCCCTTCAACAATAACTACTTCAGCACCAAGATTTGAATAAGCACCAGCTAACTCAACGCCGATGTATCCACCACCGATTACAACCATTTTCTTAGGTACTTCTTTAAGAGCAAGAGCACCTGTAGAACTGATTACACGATCAGTAAATTTGAAAGATGGAAGTTCAATCGGGCTTGAACCTGTAGCGATGATGCAGTTCTTAAATTTGTATGTTGTCGCGCTGTTTTCATCAGCAACTTTAACTGTATCTTCAGAAGAGAAATAAGCTTCTCCTTGAACATAATCAATTTTGTTCCCTTTGAAAAGGCCTTTAACTCCACCAGTTAGTTTATCAACAACTGATGATTTCCATTCTTGAACTTTTTCGAAGTTAACAGTAACATTTTCTGCTACAATTCCGATATCGTCAGAATGTTGAGCCGTGTGGAACTTGTGTCCAAGCTGAGATAAGAGCTTTTGAAGGAATACAACCTACGTTTAAGCAAACTCCACCGATTGTCCCTTTTTCTACAACTGTTACTTTCTGTCCAAGCTGAGCAGCACGAATTGCTGCTACATAACCTCCTGGACCTGAACCAATGATTAGTGTATCTACTTCGTTAGCGAAATCTCCTACAACCATTTGTTTAACCCTCCATTAAAAGTAATTGCGGATCGTTTAACAAGCGTTTTACATGATTGACTGCGTTTTGTGCTGTTACTCCATCAATTAGACGGTGGTCATAACTGAATGATAGTGCAAGCATTGTTGCCACAACAATCTCCCCGTTTTTCACAACTGCTTTGTCTTCAATACGGCCAATACCTAGAATAGCTACTTCCGGATGGTTGATTACTGGTGTGAACCACTGTCCACGAGCTGAACCAAGGTTAGAGATCGTGATTGATCCGCCTTTCATTTCAGCGCCAGAAAGTTTACCATCACGTGCTTTAACAGCTAGATCATTGATGTCATCAGCAAGCTCATAGATAGACTTACGATCAGCATTTTTCACAACTGGTACAACAAGCCCTTGCTCTGTATCAGCAGCGATTCCGATATTGAAGTACTTCTTGTAAACAATCTCTTGTGCATCGTCATCAATAGAAGCATTAAGTGCTGGATACTTTTTGATAGCTGATGTTAAAGCTTTTACAACGTAAGGAAGGTACGTAAGCTTTGTGCCTTGTTCAGCCGCTTGCTCTTTGTACTGCTTACGATGTGAAACAAGATTTGTTACTTCGATTTCATCCAAGTGAGTTACGTGTGGAGCAGTGTGCTTGGAGTTAACCATTGCTTTAGCAATAGCCTTACGAATTCCTTTAAGTGGAACACGCTCTTCAAGCTCTTCAGAAGATGCAGCTTGGAGCAGGTGTAGATGCAGAAGAAGTTGCTTTTTCTTCTTTCTCTTCAGATGCTTCTGTAGTTGCTGATGGTTGATCACCAGACAGATACGCTTCAATGTCTTCTTTAAGAACTCGTCCGTTTTTACCAGAACCACTTACAGCTTGGATTTTAACGTCTTTCTCACGAGCAAATTTACGCACAGAAGGCATAGCGATCACACGACTGTCATCGTTGCTATCTTCTGACTTAGCTTCTTTTGAAGTATCTGCAGATTTCTCTTCTTTAGAAGATGACTCTTCCTTAGAAGTTTCCTCTTTAGACTCTTCTTCTTTTGAAGGTGCAGCATCGCCAGAACCGTCATCAATTGTTAGGATAACATCTCCAACAACACTAACCGTTCCTTCTTCAACTTTTACTTCAATGATCTTACCGTCAACTGGAGAAGGAAGTTCAACAACAGATTTGTCGTTTTGTACTTCTAAAAGGATATCATCCTCTTTTACTTCGTCTCCTGCTTTTACAAACCACTTTACGATTTCACCTTCGTGGATACCTTCTCCCACTTCCGGAAGTTTATATTCATATGCCAAGCTCAAGCGCCTCCTTCATTATACCTTGATTTCTGTTCGTGTAAAAGGAAAGAACGACACCAAGTGACAGATATTCGACATGTACAACATAGACAAATGCCTTATCACAAGGTTTCGTTTCCTTTTTTGCTAAGAGCCTTACTATTTAATTCATTTAATTAAAAGTTTACAACTTCTTTTGCTTTTTCAACGATGTCTTTATGGTTAGGCAACCATAGGTCTTCCGCTGTAGCAAAAGCGTAAATAGTATCAGGTGCTGTCACACGTAATACTGGTGCTTCAAGAGAAAGAATCGCACGTTCAGTAATTTCAGCAACCACATTAGCAGCAATACCTGCTTGCTTTTGTGCTTCTTGAACAACAATTGCACGGTTTGTTTTTTCAACAGAAGCGATTACTGTTTCAACATCAAACGGGCTAACTGTCATTAAATCAATTACTTCTGCTTCGATTCCATCTTCAGCAAGCTCTTCAGCTGCTTTAAGTGAAGCTTGTACCATTGCGCCGTAAGCAACAATCGTAATGTCTTTACCTTCGCGCTTAATGTCTGCTTTTCCAAGCTCAATTGTGTACTCTTCCTCAGGAACCTCTTGACGGAAAGAACGGTACAATTTCATGTGCTCAAGGAATACAACAGGATCATTATCACGAATAGAAGAAATGATTAATCCTTTTGCGTCATAGGGATTTGAAGGAATAACAACTTTAAGACCAGGAGTCTGAGCCATAAGACCTTCTAGAGAATCCGCATGCATCTCAGGTGTTTTTACACCGCCACCAAATGGTGAACGAATTGTAATTGGCATTGTTTGTTTGCCACCTGAGCGATAACGCCAACGAGACATTTGTCCAGCAACAGAATCAAATACTTCAAATACAAATCCGAAGAATTGAATTTCCATAACAGGACGGTGGTCAGTTAAAGCAAGACCAATTGCTAATCCACCAATACCAGACTCAGCAAGTGGTGTATCAAATACACGATCCTCACCGAATTCTTTTTGAAGGTTTTCTGTTACACGGAATACTCCGCCGTTATTACCTACATCTTCACCAAAAACAAGTACATCTTCATTTGCTTTAAGCTCATTACGAAGACCATCCGTAATGGCTTGAGCCATTGTCCAATTACCCATGACTTAATTCGACTCCTTTGCCGTAAATTCTTCCAATTGCTCGCGAATATTAACAGGAGCTTCTTCAAACATATTATTAAGCATTCCAGTTACCTTCATCTTAGGCTCTTGGTCCGCTTTTTTGATTGCTTCTTTAATTTCTTCTTTTGCTTTTTCGGTTACTTCGTTTTCTTGCTCTTCACTCCAAAGCTTTTTGCCTTCAAGGAATTTGCGGAAACGAATAAGTGGATCTTTTTTCGCCCACTCATCATCTTCTTCAGATGTACGGTAGCGAGTTGGATCGTCACCAGCCATAGTATGAGCACCATAACGATAAGTAAGTGTTTCAATCAATGTAGGACCTTCACCAGCAAGAGCACGCTTACGAGCCTCAGTTGTTGCTGCGTATACAGCAAGAACATCCATTCCATCAACTTGAATGCCTTCAATACCAGCAGCTACAGCTTTTTGTGCAATTGTTTTTGCAGCTGATTGCTTTTCAACAGGTACTGAGATAGCAAAACGGTTATTTTGAACAATAAACACTGCCGGTGCATTGTACGCGCCTGCAAAGTTCATTCCTTCATAGAAGTCCCCTTGAGAAGCTCCACCGTCACCAGTGTAAGTAATACAAATATTTTCTTTCTTTTTACGTTTAAGTCCAAGTGCTACTCCAAGCCGTTTGCACAATTTGTGCACCGATGATGATTTGCGGAACTGCCACATTTAAGCCATCCGGAAATTCACTACCAGCGACATGTCCACGAGACCAAAGAAATGCTTGATAAAGTGGTAGACCATGGAATACAAGTTGAGGGATATCACGGTAACCTGGAAGAATCCAGTCCTCTTTGTCTAATGCAAAATGTGAACCAAGCATAGAAGCTTCTTGTCCAGCCATTGGTGCATAGAAACCAAGGCGACCTTGACGATTTAATGCAATCGCACGTTGATCCCAAATACGCGTATAAACCATACGACGCATAATCTCCTGTAATTGTTCGTCGCTTAGATCAGGCATTGCTGATTCATTTACGACTTCGCCTTCCTCATTTAGAATTTGGAAGGTTTCAAATTGCTCTTCTACTTGCTCAATGGTTTTTGTACTCAATTTGTCCACCTCATCCTTTCATTTTCATCGTTCGCGTTAGTCCATATCTTTTGTGCAAGAAACTACAAAGTTCACTCAGTTAGGATACCCAATGTCTAAAGATCCATAACCTCAATATTGCTTATCTAAACGTTTTTTGTATTGTTTGTTGCACTAGTGATATATAGAGACAAAAGCGACCTAAAAACATCTAAAACTTAGAGTATAACTGTATTAGTAATAAAATAGAAATACTGATACACTCGTCTACTTGATCTAGTCTACCTTACAGTCACTAATACAGTCAATTCTTTTGTATTAATTAGAAAGACAACGTTTGTATTCCGGCACATTTTTGTTAAAAACCCATCTGTGTTATACAGCACATCTAAATATACTGGTACAGTTTAGCTCAATTGTGTTAGTTAAACGTCACATCTAAGTCCGCTGATTCATAAAAGGTTCGTTTTGTCTGGTTATATGTATCCGTCAAGCTGTTAAATTGCTCTGTAGCGTCAGTTATCTCTTGATATTTGCTGTTCACTTGTTCAATTTGATCCTCTAGCTCGCTTACATCTAAATCCTCTTGGCCAAGTAGTTGGTATAATTGTTCATCTAAATCCAGTGACTCTGCGTATAGTCCATTCAAAGTGGTGTAACTTTCATATCGGTTATCCATGGCTTCTTGAACGTCGTTTGCAAGATTTCTTGTTTCTTCGTTATCAATGCTTTCAAATTCAGCTTCTGCTTTTGAAGCTTCCTCATAACCTGCTTCAATACCTTTTTTCTCTTCTTCGAGCAATTCACGTCTTGTTTCAACAGATTCTAATAATTGATCAGTCAATGAAACAATTGAATCATATTCGTCCATTCCAAGCTCAATTACTTCTTCATACCATCCTTGTTCTTGTTGTTCTGCTTCCTGCAATAAGGATTGTTGTTCTGCAAATACCGATTCTTCCTCTACTGCAGCTTCAAAATGATCATAGACAGTTTGCTCTGGGTCAGTGCTACATGCTGCAAGCATAGCTCCTAATGAAACGACAGAGAGTAGTCCTACTATTTTTTTCATATTAATGTACCTCCTATTCAAACGTCCTCTAAATTTTGACACATGTTGAGAAAGCCCGTCAATGAAAATAAACAAAGCAAATATAATCATTATGGGCATTCGTCCAGCCATAATTTTTTTTTTGCATATGGTATGAGTGAATCGTCTATTAGGCGATAAATTAAAGGAGGTTTTTTAAATGGGATATGGATATGGTGGACATTGTGACGAATGTTATGATCCTTGTGGATATGGATACGGTGGACCAGTAGGTGGATATGGACACGAAAAAGGTGGAAAAGGCTTTGCTTTAATCGTTGTTCTGTTTATTCTTCTTATCATTGTTGGAGCTTGCGGACTTGGCGGAGGATACAAATAAGAACTCTTTTTAGAGGATAAGGGGTGAGACTCCCCTTCTTACATAGCTATTTTATCAATAACTCTTGCTATTTCTGTCACTTCTTTTTAAAGTATAGCTAGAGATTAAAGGAGTGAATCGAATGTTAACAATGAAAGATATTGTACGTGAGGGAAATCCGGTTCTTCGAAAAGTTGCTGAGCCTGTTTCTATACCTCCATCCCAAGAGGATATTGATACCTTAAATGAAATGCTTGAATACCTAATTAACAGCCAAGATCCTGAGATCTCCGAGAAATACGATCTTCGTCCTGGAATCGGGATTGCCGCGCCACAAATTGGTGTATCTAAACGTATGTTTGCCCTTCATCTTATTGATGAAGCGGATAATGAATATAGTTTAGGATTGATTAATCCAAGAATAATTAGCCATTCAGTTGAAGAAACACATCTTGATAACGGTGAAGGCTGCTTATCTGTTGAACGAACCATCGAGGGTTTAGTACCACGGTATTCTCGGATTACCATAAAAGCAACAACTATTGAAGGGGAAGAAATCAAACTTCGCTTACGCGGCATCGCAGCTATCGCCTTTCAACATGAGCTTGGATCATTTAAATGGAATTATGTTTTATGACCGAATTGAAGGATTTGAAGATTCGTTAAAAAAAGAGCTATAAATGGAGAGGTAACCAAAGAGGCCACTTGCGCCTCTTTTTTTGTGTGTAATTATCAAAATTTACCTGAAACATTTTTATGACAAGCTACACATACTACATTTATACAATTCTATACGCCTAATATTCTTCTTAAAGGTGGAAAGGAGCCCAATCATGTTACGTAGATTAAAAAAGAGATTAATTAAAAACTGTCGAAATTTATTATCTAAAAATCGTCTACTTGAGGTTTAAAACCACTATTTCATGAGAAAACTGGATGGCTAAAGAGCTAACAAAACAGATGAATTTTAGCTTTCTAAAAAAGAATCAATGAAATAAACCAGGCATTGCTTTATAATGAGTGTTAAACAATGTCTAAGGAGAGGTAAGAATGAGTATATTTAAAGTATTTTTTCAAGAATCACCAAGCGAGGTTCCAGTCCGTGAATGGACACAGTCTGTTTATGTAGAAGGGGAATCAGAAGCAGACGTCCGCAAAAAACTAGCTTCTCGGCAATATAATATTGAATTTGTAACATTACTCTCTGGAGCTCATCTTGAATACGAGCAAAATAGCGAAGATTTCAAAACGGAGACTGTTTAATTAATGAAACAAACTAAAAATAACCAAACAGCCGTCTTTGCATTAGGTGGCTTGGGTGAAATTGGTAAAAATACGTATGCAGTCCAGTTTCAGGATGAAATTATCTTAATCGACGCCGGAATTATGTTTCCAGAGGACGAACTTCTCGGTATTGATTATGTCATCCCTGATTATAGCTATCTTGTTAAAAATGAAGATAAAATTAAAGGTCTTTTTATTACACACGGACATGAAGATCACATCGGTGGAGTCCCTTATTTATTAAAGGCCATTAATGTACCTATTTATGGTGGTAAATTGGCTCTTGGTTTGCTTAAAGGTAAACTGGAAGAGCATGGGCTGCTACGTTCAGCTAAGCTTCATGA
The nucleotide sequence above comes from Alkalicoccobacillus plakortidis. Encoded proteins:
- a CDS encoding YkyA family protein, which translates into the protein MKKIVGLLSVVSLGAMLAACSTDPEQTVYDHFEAAVEEESVFAEQQSLLQEAEQQEQGWYEEVIELGMDEYDSIVSLTDQLLESVETRRELLEEEKKGIEAGYEEASKAEAEFESIDNEETRNLANDVQEAMDNRYESYTTLNGLYAESLDLDEQLYQLLGQEDLDVSELEDQIEQVNSKYQEITDATEQFNSLTDTYNQTKRTFYESADLDVTFN
- a CDS encoding YjcZ family sporulation protein, encoding MGYGYGGHCDECYDPCGYGYGGPVGGYGHEKGGKGFALIVVLFILLIIVGACGLGGGYK
- a CDS encoding alpha-ketoacid dehydrogenase subunit beta — protein: MGNWTMAQAITDGLRNELKANEDVLVFGEDVGNNGGVFRVTENLQKEFGEDRVFDTPLAESGIGGLAIGLALTDHRPVMEIQFFGFVFEVFDSVAGQMSRWRYRSGGKQTMPITIRSPFGGGVKTPEMHADSLEGLMAQTPGLKVVIPSNPYDAKGLIISSIRDNDPVVFLEHMKLYRSFRQEVPEEEYTIELGKADIKREGKDITIVAYGAMVQASLKAAEELAEDGIEAEVIDLMTVSPFDVETVIASVEKTNRAIVVQEAQKQAGIAANVVAEITERAILSLEAPVLRVTAPDTIYAFATAEDLWLPNHKDIVEKAKEVVNF
- a CDS encoding DNA-dependent RNA polymerase subunit epsilon, which encodes MSIFKVFFQESPSEVPVREWTQSVYVEGESEADVRKKLASRQYNIEFVTLLSGAHLEYEQNSEDFKTETV